In the genome of Pseudonocardia cypriaca, the window CACCGGCCGGCTGCCCGGTCAGCGGACCCGCTAGCTCGATCCCCCACATCAGGCCGAGGCCGCGGACGTCACGTATCCACGGATGATCGCGCAACACGTCGAGGCGAGCGCGGATCTGCGCGGCCCGCCGCCGGACGTTGCCCAGCACGTCGTCGCATCGCACGATGCGCACGGTCTCCGCCCCGGCGGCGAACGCCAGCTGGTTGCCCCGGAACGTGCCGGTGTGGGCGCCCGGCGCCCACGTGTCCAGCCGCTCGTCGTACATGATGATCGCGATCGGTTGGCCGATCCCGCTCAGCGCCTTGGACGCGATGATCACGTCTGGCTCGATGCCGTACTGCTCGAAGGCGAACCAGGTGCCGGTGCGGCCACACCCGGTCTGCACCTCGTCGACCACGAGTGGGATGTCGAGCTTGCGGGTCAACGTCCTCAGCCGGTGGACGAAATCATGGTCGGCCGGGACGACCCCGCCCTCGCCCTGCACCAGCTCGAGGAGCACGGCCGCCGGGAGCGGGATCCCTGCGTTGGGGTCGCGGAGGGACCGCTCGAGGAAGCCGATGCAGTTCGTGGCGCAGATGTCGCGGGTGAGCCCCATCGGGCAGTCCGTGCAGTTGGAGTACGGGAAGAAGTGCACGCCCGGAACACCATTGCCGATCGGCTGCTTGTTCGCGACGACGCCGGTGACCGCCATCCCGAGGTGGGTGGTGCCGTGGAACCCACCCTGGAAGGACACGACATCGGACCGCCCGGTGGCGGTCTTGCACAGCTTGATCGCAGCGTCGACGGCGTTGACCCCGGTCGGCCCGCAGAAGTGCATGCGGGTCCGACCGCGCATCGTCGGCGGCAGCATCGACAGCTGCGCCTCGGTGAACGCGTCCTTCGCCGGCGTCGGCAGGTCGAGCCCGTGCGCGAACCGGCCGAGCTGCTCGGTCACGACGCGCACGAGCTCCGGATGGTTGTGACCGAGCGAGAGCACGCCCGCTCCGGTCAGGAAGTCGATGAAGACGTTCCCGTCGAGATCGCGGACGAAGCTGCCCCATGCCTCGTCGATCGCGATCGGGATGTGTCGTGGGTAGACGCGAGCGTTGGACTCGCGCCGATCCTGCCTGATCAGCAGCTCCGCCGAGCGCGGCCCGGGAAGCGGCCCGGTGACGCGCGGGAGCGCGGGTAGATCGACGGGTTCCAGCATGACCATGATCGTTCCCCTCCCTCGATTTCAGGCTAGCACCAGTTGACACAATATTGGTGCCGATTTTCTGATGCCTGGAGCGGGGTCGATCAACGCCAACTCTGGCCCTAGGCTCTGCGCGTGACCGACGCGGAACGTGCGGGCGACGAGGACTGGAACTCGGTCGCAGAGGCGATCCGGAACCGCATGGCCGAGACCCGCATGACGCAGATGGACGTCGCGTCCCGCGCGCGGTTGTCGCTGACGACGATCCGGGAGCTGCAGCACAACCTCAACCCGCGCCGCCGCCGACCCCAGACGCTCGCCGCGGTGTCGGAGGCGCTGGGGTGGCCCGCCGGCTACCTCCACCAGGTGCTGCGTGGTGACCGGCCGGAGCCGCACGACGACGAGGTCAGGGATCCGGTGTTGCAGGCCCTGGACGGTCTGAGCCGGGAGATCCGGGAGCTGCGGGATCGCGTCGAGCAGATCGAGCGTCAGCTAGCTGCCGAAGGCGCGAAGCCCTGACGTCCCCCACGGTTCGGAGCAACCCGTCCAGCTCTGCGGCGAGCCTGCGCAGATCCGGACGCGGATCGTCGTCGGCCCGGTACTCCGACCCCTCTCGCGGGCCCCCTGCCATCCCCAACGCCTCCAAACCCCGGGCCTGCGGCTCTCCCCGCGCGCTGGCCGGAAGCCCTCCGCGATACGGCCCTGGTAGCGGACCGGTGTCCTGTGGGCAGGCAGGTGCGTCGACGTGTTCGACCAAGGCCATTTTCGCCGTCCCCCGGATCCTGGATCGCCCCTCCGATCCGCTATTCGATCCTTCCGCTTCGCCCCGAGGAGCGGTCCGGGGCTTCCGTCCCATCACCCGCCTGGTCCCCACGACCGCGGACGTCCGCGGTCTCCTACTCGAAGAGGGGGACAAGGGCCGCCGAGATGCAACGCGTCAGGCCTAGTCGCCCGAGGCGATCTGCGACGTTCGACCCATGACGTACGGAAGTGTCGGTGATCCGCGTTTCCGCCAGGTGCCGCGTCCCGCCGGCTGCTGCGCAGTCGCTCGGGAGCAGATCCACCCGATGGGAGCACATCCACGGGCATCCGTCCCCAGATGACCCAGCGCAGAGGACAAGGACAGGTAGGCGCCATCGCCGGCCGATCACCGCCCGCTGGTCACGCCCGCTGCATCGCCTCCGTGGCGGGCGCGAAGAGGGCGGCGTCGTGCTCGAACGGGGCGTAGAAGGTGAACCGGTCGACGAGGCCGCCGAAGCGGGCGAGGATCGCGGCGCCCAGCCGGTCCGGTTCCGCCACCACCGCGAACGCGCCCAGCACCTCGTCGTCGATCAGCTCGCCCATGCGCTGCCAGCGGTCGGCGTCGGTGCTGCGGGATAGCCGGTTGAGCTCGACGCCCAGCTCGCCCCACCCGTGCATGTCGAGGACCGGGCGGTACGCGGGTGTGCTGCCGTAGAAGGCGATCTGCTCGCGCACCCCGCGGGCGGCCGCCGCCATCTGCTCCTCCGTGGCCCCGGAGACGACGAACCCGGAATGGGAGATCGCGAACCCGGCCCGGCTGCGCCCGCTCGCCGCGAGCCCCTCCGCCAGCACCGGGAGGGTGTGCTCCCGCAGGTAGCGCTCGGTGGTGAAGGGGTGGGGGAGCAGGCCGTCGCACACCTCGCCCGCCACGCGCGTCATCTGGTCGCCGACGGCGGCCAGGTACACCGGGGGCGGTCCATACGGGTTGGGTGCGGGGGAGAAGAACGGTGTCATCAACGTGTGGGAGTAGAACTCGCCGCGGAACGCGAGCCGCTCGCCGGTGTTCCACGCCGCCCAGATCGCCTGCAGCGCCTGCACGTACTCGCGCATCCGGCGGGCCGGGTGGCTCCACGGCATCGCGAAGCGGCGTTCGATGTGCGGCTTGACCTGGCTGCCCAGGCCGAGCAGGAACCGGCCCTCCGAGTGGACCTGCAGGTCGTTCGCGACGTAGGCCGTGCTCATCGGGTTGCGCGCGAACGCCACGGCGATGGCCGTGCCCACCGCCACCCGGGAGGTGTGCTCGGCCACCGGCATCAGCGGCAGGAACGGGTCGTGGGGGCCCTCGTAGCTCCACAGGCCGTCGATCCCGGCGGCCTCCCGCTCCCGCGCCTCCGCGGCCAGCTCGGCGATCCCAGCGCCCCGCAGCATCGCATCGACCTTCATCGGGTCAGTCGATCACGACGGCGGCGGGATCGCCACCGGTCACTGACCTGCCATGCACCCCGCGACGGCGGTCTCGAGGTCCTGGTGCACCAGCCACTGCCGTTGCAGCCCGAGCAGCGACACCACCCGCCACGCGGCCCCGGGACGCGGGCAGACGACGTGGGCCGCACCACCGCGGGCTTCGAGCGCACCCACCGCGCGCTCGACGCAGTGCACGCCGGCCGCGGCGAAGAACGCCACGCCGGTGAGATCGACGAGGACGGACGGCGCGCCGACCGCGAGGGCGCGCTCCAGCGCGTCCGTCAGCTCGGCGCGGGTGCCCGTGTCGACGTCACCGGTCACCCGCACGGCGACGTACCCGTCGCCCGGGCGACCGTTGACCTCAGCCACGAACACTCGATCGGCCCCTTCTCCTCGGCATCGCCTCACCCTTCGAGCACCCAGCGTGTCCCCATGAGCACGAGAGGTCAATACCGAGCTCGGCAGGATGATCACCACGACCCGGTGACTTCGGTGACCGGCCGGACACCGAGCGCAAGGTCGGTGCCCCGCGGCCCGGCGAGTCGCGCATCCTGACGCGGCGAGTCGGGCGTCCGCGGGTGATTCCGGTGTGCGCGCGGCGTGAGTCGGGCGGTCGCACAGGGCGCGTCTTTGAACGATCATGGGGGGTGGAAATCCCACCTCTGCCGTTCCCGATGCCACGATCGGTCATCGGCCGGACGCGGAGGGCGCATGGGGGCGAAGCGGAACGGGGCGTCGATCAGGCGGCGCATCCTGGCACGCAGGTTGCGGGAGCTGCGGGAACAGGCCGGGTTCACGCTGGAGGCGGCCGCGCCGCTGCTGGACACCTCGATGAGCAGGCTCAGCCGCATCGAGAACGGGCAGCAGAAGGCCGACGTGCACCTGGTCAAGAGCATGCTCGACCTGTTCGACGTCGGTGGGGTGCAGTGGACCGAGCTGCTCGAGCTGGCGCGGGAGGCGGCGAAACCGGCGTGGTACCGGGCGTACGGGCTGGGCGACAACTCCTACGTCGGCTTCGAGACCGAGGCCACCCAGGTGCAGGAATATGCATCGGGCTTCGTGCCAGGGCTGTTGCAGGTGGCCGAATACAGCCGTGTGCTGTACGAGGCTTCGCCGCTGCCGCGGTCCGCCGAGGACCGGGAGCGTGATCTGGCGGTCCGCATGATCCGGCAGGAGCGGCTGCAGTCGGACGACGATCCTCTCCAACTCGTGGCGATCATCGACGCGGCCGTACTGCGAAACCCGGTCGGAGGCCGCGCGGTGCACCGAGCGCAGCTCGCGCATCTGAAGACGGCAAGTGAGTGGCCACTGGTGAGCCTGCAGGTGTTGCCCTCCGGGCAGGGAGTTCACCCGGCACTCGCGTCCGGCTTTCTCGTGCTGAGCTTCAGCCATCTCGGCGAGCCGGACATGGCGTACGTCGAACACGCGCTCGGTGCCACGAACCTGTGGAAAGAACCCGATGTCACGCTGGCTAGACTGAAGTTTGACCGGCTGCGCACCCTTGCGCTGGCCCCTGGCGAGTCCCGGGACATGATCTGCCGGCTCGCCGGTGAGTTGTAATGAGGAAGGGGCTTCCGTGGATCTGGATCGCCTCGACTGGCGCACGAGCAGCTTCAGCGGTGAGAACGGCGCGAGCTGCGTCGAGGTCGCCCCGACCTCCACCGGCGTGGCCGTCCGCGACACCAAGGATCGTGCGCGCCCCCCGCACCTGCACTCCGCCGGTGCTTGGCGGACCTTCATCACAGCCGTCCGGAACGGGGAGTTCGACCGCCCATGACTTCGCGCGTGCCCGAGGACGTCGTCTGGATGCGCAGCAGCACCAGCACCAGCGACGATGCCGTCGAGATCGCCCGGCTGCCCGACGGGGGTGCCGCGCTGCGCCGGGCCGACGACCCGGACTGCGAGCCGCACGTGTACACGGCCGCCGAGTGGGATGCGTTCGTGAAGGGTGTGGACGCGGGCGAGTTCGACCTGCCCGAGTAGCGGGTGCGTGCACTCGCGGGGGTCGCCGCGCTGGTGGTGGCCGCGCAGGCCCTGGTGTTCGCGCTGTGGCCCGACGCGCACGCGCTGCTGATCGACCTGCAGGTCTACCGCGCAGGCGGCGAGCACGTGCTCGCAGGCGCCCCGCTCTACCGGGGTGGCGTGCTGCTGGACCTGCCGTTCGTCTACCCGCCGTTCGCCGCCGTCCTGTTCGCGCCGCTCGCGCTGCTGCCGCTCGGCCTGCTCAAGGTGCTGTGGACCGGCGCGGGGATCGCGCTGCTCGGGTACGTGGTGCACCGGTCCGTGCCCCGCGCGGGCTGGCCGGTGGTCGCGCTGCTCGCGGTGCTCGCGACGGCGCTCGACCCGGTCCGCACCACGCTCTACCTCGGCCAGATCAACATCGTGCTGCTCGCCCTCGTGGCCGGCGACCTGCTCGGCAGACCGGGGAGCCGGCTGCGGGGCGTGGGCGTCGGCCTGGCCGCGGCCGTGAAGCTGACGCCGCTGCTGTTCGTCGTGTACCTGGTGGCCACCGGGCGGTGGCGGGCGGCGGGCACGGCCATCGGGACGTTCGTGGCGGCGGCCGGGCTGGGGTTCCTGTTCGCGCCCGCCGACTCGGTCGCGTTCTGGTTCGACGGCACGTTCCTGGCGGCCGACCGGATCTCCGCCGTCGACGGCCCCAGCAACCACTCCCTGAACGGCCTGCTCGCCCGCCTCGGCGCGGCGGGCCTGCCCTGGCTGGCACTCGCCGCCGCGCTCGGGGTCCTGACGATCGTGCTCGCGGTGCGGGCCCACCGCGCGGGGGAGGAGGTGCTCGCGCTGACGCTGTGCGGGCTCGCCTCGGCCGCGCTGGCGCCGTTCGCGTGGTCGCACCACTACGTGTGGGTCGTGCCCCTCGCGGTGCTGCTCGGCGCCCGCGCCGTGGCGGGGGATCGGCGGGCGGCCGCGGGGCTGGTGGGGGTGCTCGCGGCGACGGTCGCGGTGGTGACGGCGCTGCCCGGCCCGGTGGTCGGCCCCATCCCGGCCACCGGCCTGATCTCCTTCTGGCCGGACGCCTACCTGCTGCTCTTCCTCGCGCTGCTGGCCGCCACGGCGGCCCGGGCCGTTCGACCCCGCTCGCGCGAGCACGCGGTCATACTCGCCGGCGGCTGACCGACACACCGAATGCGGTGCTCGCACACCGACTGCAACCGGTGTGCCGGCGCAGAAGTCGGTGTGCGAGCGGCCCCGGGAACGACGAAGGCCCCGCCGGGCGGACCGGCGGGGCCTTCGTGTCGTCACTGCCTACTGCTGGCCGAGCGCCTCGCGCTCGACGGAGCGGGACTCCCGCTCGTCGTCGCCGGGCCGGTGCCCGTTGCGGGCGGCGGCCTCGGCCTCGGCCTCCTCGTGCCGGGCCCGCTCGAGGGCCAAGGTCTCCTCGGCCGGGTCCGGCGTGAGCAGCGAGCCGGCGACCGGCGAGCCACCCATGCCGAGCTGGTTCATCCGCTTGGGCACCGGGGCGCCCTGGTACTCCAGCGGGATCGCGTGGCCGTGTGCGTCGACACCGCCCAGCGGCTGGTGCACCTCGATGAACTCACCGTGCGGCAGCCGCTTGATGATGCCGGTCTCGATGCCGTGCTCGAGCACCGCCCGGTCGGAGCGCTGCAGCCCGAGGCAGATCCGGTAGGTCACCCAGTACGCGATCGGCGGGACCACCAGCACCCCGATGCGGCCCGCCCAGGTGGTGGCGTTGAGCGAGACGTCGAAGAAGTAGGCGATCAAGTCGTTGCTGCCCGACAGGACCAGCACCGTGTAGAAGGAGATGCCCATGACGCCCAGCGACGTGCGCACCGGCACGTCCCGCGGGCGCTGCAGCAGGTTGTGCAGGGCGTTGTCCTTCGTGAACCGCTTCTCGATCCAGGGGTAGGCGCCCGCGATGACGTAGAGCATCGGGAGGAACGCCGGGCTCGCCCAGAACGCCGGAGGGACGTTGTAGTCGCCGAGGTAGATGTCCCACGGCGGGAAGATCCGCAGCATGCCCTCGGTGAACAGCACGTACCAGTCGGGCTGGGAACCGGCCGAGATGTGGGCCGGGTTGTAGGGCCCGAAGTTCCAGATCGGGTTGATCTGGAAGAGGCCGCCCATGAGCCCGAGCACGCCCACCGTGACCGCGAAGAACGCGCCGCCCTTGGCCGCGAACGCCGGGAGGATGCGGACGCCGACGACGTTGCCCTCCGTGCGGCCCGGACCGGGGAACTGGGTGTGCTTCTGGTACCAGACCAGCCCGACGTGCACCGCGATCAGCGCGAGCAGGATGCCCGGGATGAGCAGCACGTGCGCGATGTAGATGCGCGGGATGATCTCGGTGCCGGGGAACTCGCCGCCGAACAGCGCCCAGTGGGTCCAGGTGCCGACCACCGGCACGGCGAGGGTGAAGCCGGAGGCGATCCGCAGCCCGGTGCCGGACAGCAGGTCGTCGGGCAGCGAGTAGCCGGTGAACCCGGCGAAGAAGCCGAGGAACAGCAGCAGCACGCCGATCACCCAGTTGGCCTCGCGCGGCTTGCGGAAGGCGCCGGTGAAGAAGGTGCGGAACATGTGCACGACCATCGCGGCCATGAACAGCAGCGCCGCCCAGTGGTGCACCTGCCGGATGAACAGGCCGCCGCGGACGTCGAAGGAGATCTGCAGCGAGCTCTCGAACGCCCGCGACATGTGGATGCCGCGCAGGTTCTCGAACACGCCGTCGTACGTGACCTCCTCCATGGAGGGGTCGAAGAAGATCGCGAGGTAGGTGCCCGACAGCAGCAGCACGATGAAGCTGTAGAGCGCGACCTCACCGAGCATGAACGACCAGTGGGTCGGGAAGACCTTGTTGAACTGCTTCCGCATGCCCGCTGCCGGGTGGTAGCGCTGGTCGAGCTCGTCGAGGGCGCTGACCACCTTGGCGTTGGCACCCGAGCCTGTCGGCGTGGTGAGGGCGCTCACGGGTTGTACCTCCGCTCCCAGAAGGCCGGGCCGACGGGCTCGGCGAAGTCGCCGGTGGCGACGAGGTATCCCTCGTCGTTGACTGTAATCGGAAGCTGGGGGAGCGGCCTGGTTCCCGGACCGAAGACCGGCCTCGCGTATTCCGTGGCCAGGAACTGCGTCTGGTGGCACGGGCAGAGGATCCGGTTGGTCTGCGACTCGTACAGCGAGGTCGGGCAGCCCAGGTGGGTGCAGATCTTGGAGTAGGCGTAGTAGTCGCCGTAGTGGAAGTTCTCGTGGCCGGCCCGCTGCACGACCTGCTGGTCGGGCCGCAGGCGGATCAGCATGACCGGGGTGTCCGAGCCGCGGAGCCCGGCGATCAGCGCCTCCTCGTCCTCGCGGTCGGCCTCGCGGAACGGGAACACCGTCTCCATGGAGCCGGGCGCCTGGTCCTCGGGGCGGACCAGCGAGACCTCGTGCGGGTCGCCGGTGTCACGGCGCAGGTAGACGGTCTCGCCGTTGACCGGCTTCCACCCGGTGACCCACAGCGCGGCGTTGTCGCCGCCCTTCCACGGGTTGCGCACCAGCGGCGCGACGGCCGCGATGCCCAGCCCGAGGCCGAGCACGCCCGCGGCGCCACCGGCGGCCCGGATGATCAGCTTGCGCCGAGCGATGCTGGTGTCCTGACCCGCCTTGACCAGCTGCGCGGTGACGGTGAGCCGGGCGACGTCGTCGGATGCGCCGTCGTGACGCTGCTGGACCGACACCTCGTCGGGGAAGAACTTCTTGATGTAGGCGATGACGCCGATCCCGAGGGCGAGCACCGCGAGCCCGAACGTGAAACCGACGATCGGGGTGTAGAGCGTGTAGAGCGTGTAGCCGGGTTCGCCCGGCGCCACGTACTCGTACGGCCAGAACAGGAACGCGGCGAGGAACGCGAGGCCGGACACCGCGGAGATCACGAACCACAGGGCGACGGCCCGCTCGGCGCGCTTCTCGGCACGCGTGCCGGGGATCGGCCACTTCCGCTGGTTGTGGACGACGTCGACGTCGTCCAGGATCCCGGCGAGCCGCGCGCGCTCCTCGACGGACATGTCCTCGACCTCGGACGCCGTCGGCACCGGCGGCTGCGGGTTCTCGGTGCCGAGCGCAGGTGGGTGCTGGTGCGAGGTGGTCATGACTTGGCCCCCAGCCACATTGCGACGCCGACCATTGCGGCGATGCCGACGATGAAGGCGATCAGGCCCTCGGAGACCGGCCCGATCCCGCCCAGCGGGTTGCCGCCCGGGTTGTTGTTCCCGTTCGTCACCGACGTGACGTAGGCGATGATGTCCTCCTTCTCCTCCGGCGCGAGCTGCCGGTCGGAGAACTTGGGCATGTTCTGCGGGCCCGTGAGCATCGCCGTGTAGATGTCCATCTCGGTGGCCGGGTCGAGCGTCGGCGCGTACTTCCCCGAGGACAGGGCCCCACCGCGTCCGGTGAAGTTGTGGCAGGAGGCGCAGTTGAGGCGGAACAGCTCCCCGCCCCGCGCCGGGTCGTCGCCGCGCAGGGCGAGGCCCTCGACGTTCGGCCGCGTGGGCCCGCCGCCGTTGGCCTGCACGAACGCGCCGAGCGCGTCGAGGTTGTGCTGGCCCTCGGGGCTGTTCGGGTCGAACTGGGCGACCGGCGGCTTGCGCTGCGCCTGGGCCTCCTGGCGGGCCAGCGGCATGCGCCCGGTCGAGACCTGGAAGTAGACGGCCGCGTCACCGACGCCGATGAGGCTCGGCCCGCGGTCCTCCACGCCCTGCAGGTTGGAGCCGTGGCAGGTGACGCAGGAGTTGTTGTACAGCTGCTCGCCCTGCGCGATCAGCGCGGCGTCGCCTTCCTGCGCCGTGGCCACCTGCGGCTGAGGCGCGAAGGCGGCGTACAGGCCACCCGCGGTGAGCAGGCCGATCCCCAGCGCAAGCGCGCCCGCCACGCGGCGGCGGAACCGGCTGCGCGGCCCACGGGGCTTCCTCGAAGGGGGTGTGGTGGTCATCGTCGGCGTCGTCCAGCCCTAACGGTCGGGTATCAGCGGATGAAGTAGATGACGGTGAACAGGCCGATCCACACGACGTCCACGAAGTGCCAGTAGTAGGACACGACGATCGCGGCGGTGGCCTGCTGCGGCGTGAACTTGCTGAGCTTGGTGCGGATCAGCAGGTAGACGAACGCGACGAGCCCACCGGTGACGTGCAGGCCGTGGAAGCCGGTGGCCAGGTAGAAGACGGTGCCGTACGCGTCGGAGGACAGCGTCGTGCCCTCCTCGACCAGCGTCCGGTACTCGTTGGCCTGCCCGAGCACGAAGAACGTGCCCATGAGCAAGGTCAGCAGGTACCAGCGGCGCAGCCCGTACACGTCACCGCGCTCCGCCGCGAACACCCCGAACTGGCAGGTGAACGACGACGCGACGAGAACGATCGTCACCACGAGCGCGTAGGGGACGTCGAGGTGCGTGTGGGGCGGCCACGGCAGGTCCGGCGGGTTCTGCGCGCGGGCGGTGAAGTAGATCGCGAACAGCCCGGCGAAGAACATCAGCTCGCTGGACAGCCAGACGATGGTGCCGACGCTGACCAGGTTCGGGCGGTTCAGCGAGTGGATGCGCGCGCTGATGGTGGGAGCCGCAGTCGTCACCGGGGCAGTATGAACCATCTTCTACAGCCTGTCGTCTTTACCCCCGGGGCAGGCGGGACGGGGCGGACGAGCACGTCGCACTACAGTTCCACGGTGTGAGCAGCCCCGTCGCGCACGAGACCCTGACCGTGCTGGTATTCAGCCACCGCCCGGAGGTCCGGGAGGCCATCACCACGGCGATCGGCCGGCGCCCGGCGCCCGACCTCCCCCGCGTCCGCTTCCACGAGGCGAGCGGCATCGCGGAGGTGCTCCAGGGGGCCGACGCAGGCGAGTTCGACCTCCTGATCCTCGACGGAGAGGCCCAGCCCACCGGCGGCATGGGCATCTCCCGCCAGCTGAAGGACGAGATCGACGACTGCCCGCCGGTCATCATCACGGTGCGCAGGCGCGACGACCGCTGGCTCGCCACCTGGTCCCAGGCCGACGCGGTGCTCGTGCACCCGCTCGACCCGCTCACCGCCGCCGAGACGGTGGCCGACGTGCTGCGGCGGTCGGCGTCCGTCGCGCTCCGTGGCTGAGAGCAGCCTCAGCTGGCCGGGGCTGCTCGGCCGGCTGCTCAGGGGTGAGCACCTGGGGTCCGCCGACACGGCGTGGGTGATGGACCGGGTGCTCTCGGCCGAGGCCACCCCGGCCCAGCTCGCCGGGTTCCTCGTCGCGCTGCGGGCCAAGGGCGAGACGGCCGCCGAGATC includes:
- a CDS encoding helix-turn-helix domain-containing protein gives rise to the protein MTDAERAGDEDWNSVAEAIRNRMAETRMTQMDVASRARLSLTTIRELQHNLNPRRRRPQTLAAVSEALGWPAGYLHQVLRGDRPEPHDDEVRDPVLQALDGLSREIRELRDRVEQIERQLAAEGAKP
- a CDS encoding DUF397 domain-containing protein, translating into MDLDRLDWRTSSFSGENGASCVEVAPTSTGVAVRDTKDRARPPHLHSAGAWRTFITAVRNGEFDRP
- a CDS encoding c-type cytochrome, which encodes MTTTPPSRKPRGPRSRFRRRVAGALALGIGLLTAGGLYAAFAPQPQVATAQEGDAALIAQGEQLYNNSCVTCHGSNLQGVEDRGPSLIGVGDAAVYFQVSTGRMPLARQEAQAQRKPPVAQFDPNSPEGQHNLDALGAFVQANGGGPTRPNVEGLALRGDDPARGGELFRLNCASCHNFTGRGGALSSGKYAPTLDPATEMDIYTAMLTGPQNMPKFSDRQLAPEEKEDIIAYVTSVTNGNNNPGGNPLGGIGPVSEGLIAFIVGIAAMVGVAMWLGAKS
- a CDS encoding DUF397 domain-containing protein; translation: MTSRVPEDVVWMRSSTSTSDDAVEIARLPDGGAALRRADDPDCEPHVYTAAEWDAFVKGVDAGEFDLPE
- a CDS encoding glycosyltransferase 87 family protein, coding for MRALAGVAALVVAAQALVFALWPDAHALLIDLQVYRAGGEHVLAGAPLYRGGVLLDLPFVYPPFAAVLFAPLALLPLGLLKVLWTGAGIALLGYVVHRSVPRAGWPVVALLAVLATALDPVRTTLYLGQINIVLLALVAGDLLGRPGSRLRGVGVGLAAAVKLTPLLFVVYLVATGRWRAAGTAIGTFVAAAGLGFLFAPADSVAFWFDGTFLAADRISAVDGPSNHSLNGLLARLGAAGLPWLALAAALGVLTIVLAVRAHRAGEEVLALTLCGLASAALAPFAWSHHYVWVVPLAVLLGARAVAGDRRAAAGLVGVLAATVAVVTALPGPVVGPIPATGLISFWPDAYLLLFLALLAATAARAVRPRSREHAVILAGG
- a CDS encoding cytochrome c oxidase subunit 3, coding for MVHTAPVTTAAPTISARIHSLNRPNLVSVGTIVWLSSELMFFAGLFAIYFTARAQNPPDLPWPPHTHLDVPYALVVTIVLVASSFTCQFGVFAAERGDVYGLRRWYLLTLLMGTFFVLGQANEYRTLVEEGTTLSSDAYGTVFYLATGFHGLHVTGGLVAFVYLLIRTKLSKFTPQQATAAIVVSYYWHFVDVVWIGLFTVIYFIR
- a CDS encoding ubiquinol-cytochrome c reductase iron-sulfur subunit, translating into MTTSHQHPPALGTENPQPPVPTASEVEDMSVEERARLAGILDDVDVVHNQRKWPIPGTRAEKRAERAVALWFVISAVSGLAFLAAFLFWPYEYVAPGEPGYTLYTLYTPIVGFTFGLAVLALGIGVIAYIKKFFPDEVSVQQRHDGASDDVARLTVTAQLVKAGQDTSIARRKLIIRAAGGAAGVLGLGLGIAAVAPLVRNPWKGGDNAALWVTGWKPVNGETVYLRRDTGDPHEVSLVRPEDQAPGSMETVFPFREADREDEEALIAGLRGSDTPVMLIRLRPDQQVVQRAGHENFHYGDYYAYSKICTHLGCPTSLYESQTNRILCPCHQTQFLATEYARPVFGPGTRPLPQLPITVNDEGYLVATGDFAEPVGPAFWERRYNP
- a CDS encoding TIGR03617 family F420-dependent LLM class oxidoreductase, with amino-acid sequence MKVDAMLRGAGIAELAAEAREREAAGIDGLWSYEGPHDPFLPLMPVAEHTSRVAVGTAIAVAFARNPMSTAYVANDLQVHSEGRFLLGLGSQVKPHIERRFAMPWSHPARRMREYVQALQAIWAAWNTGERLAFRGEFYSHTLMTPFFSPAPNPYGPPPVYLAAVGDQMTRVAGEVCDGLLPHPFTTERYLREHTLPVLAEGLAASGRSRAGFAISHSGFVVSGATEEQMAAAARGVREQIAFYGSTPAYRPVLDMHGWGELGVELNRLSRSTDADRWQRMGELIDDEVLGAFAVVAEPDRLGAAILARFGGLVDRFTFYAPFEHDAALFAPATEAMQRA
- a CDS encoding helix-turn-helix domain-containing protein — its product is MRELREQAGFTLEAAAPLLDTSMSRLSRIENGQQKADVHLVKSMLDLFDVGGVQWTELLELAREAAKPAWYRAYGLGDNSYVGFETEATQVQEYASGFVPGLLQVAEYSRVLYEASPLPRSAEDRERDLAVRMIRQERLQSDDDPLQLVAIIDAAVLRNPVGGRAVHRAQLAHLKTASEWPLVSLQVLPSGQGVHPALASGFLVLSFSHLGEPDMAYVEHALGATNLWKEPDVTLARLKFDRLRTLALAPGESRDMICRLAGEL
- a CDS encoding STAS domain-containing protein, whose amino-acid sequence is MAEVNGRPGDGYVAVRVTGDVDTGTRAELTDALERALAVGAPSVLVDLTGVAFFAAAGVHCVERAVGALEARGGAAHVVCPRPGAAWRVVSLLGLQRQWLVHQDLETAVAGCMAGQ
- a CDS encoding cytochrome b, with protein sequence MSALTTPTGSGANAKVVSALDELDQRYHPAAGMRKQFNKVFPTHWSFMLGEVALYSFIVLLLSGTYLAIFFDPSMEEVTYDGVFENLRGIHMSRAFESSLQISFDVRGGLFIRQVHHWAALLFMAAMVVHMFRTFFTGAFRKPREANWVIGVLLLFLGFFAGFTGYSLPDDLLSGTGLRIASGFTLAVPVVGTWTHWALFGGEFPGTEIIPRIYIAHVLLIPGILLALIAVHVGLVWYQKHTQFPGPGRTEGNVVGVRILPAFAAKGGAFFAVTVGVLGLMGGLFQINPIWNFGPYNPAHISAGSQPDWYVLFTEGMLRIFPPWDIYLGDYNVPPAFWASPAFLPMLYVIAGAYPWIEKRFTKDNALHNLLQRPRDVPVRTSLGVMGISFYTVLVLSGSNDLIAYFFDVSLNATTWAGRIGVLVVPPIAYWVTYRICLGLQRSDRAVLEHGIETGIIKRLPHGEFIEVHQPLGGVDAHGHAIPLEYQGAPVPKRMNQLGMGGSPVAGSLLTPDPAEETLALERARHEEAEAEAAARNGHRPGDDERESRSVEREALGQQ
- a CDS encoding diaminobutyrate--2-oxoglutarate transaminase family protein translates to MLEPVDLPALPRVTGPLPGPRSAELLIRQDRRESNARVYPRHIPIAIDEAWGSFVRDLDGNVFIDFLTGAGVLSLGHNHPELVRVVTEQLGRFAHGLDLPTPAKDAFTEAQLSMLPPTMRGRTRMHFCGPTGVNAVDAAIKLCKTATGRSDVVSFQGGFHGTTHLGMAVTGVVANKQPIGNGVPGVHFFPYSNCTDCPMGLTRDICATNCIGFLERSLRDPNAGIPLPAAVLLELVQGEGGVVPADHDFVHRLRTLTRKLDIPLVVDEVQTGCGRTGTWFAFEQYGIEPDVIIASKALSGIGQPIAIIMYDERLDTWAPGAHTGTFRGNQLAFAAGAETVRIVRCDDVLGNVRRRAAQIRARLDVLRDHPWIRDVRGLGLMWGIELAGPLTGQPAGDLAARVQAEALAEGLIVELGGRDDCVVRMLPPLNVTAEVVDMACSILIAAVERCCADSRVWSLEQSAAAVGDW